A single Alosa sapidissima isolate fAloSap1 chromosome 17, fAloSap1.pri, whole genome shotgun sequence DNA region contains:
- the zdhhc20b gene encoding palmitoyltransferase ZDHHC20-B isoform X1, with the protein MAPTHVLRCCQRGLAWIPVIFIALVVCWSYYAYVVELCIITIPSTGEKIVYLVLFHLSFIMFVWSYWKTIFTRPANPSKEFCLPKVEKEQYEKEERPENQQEILKRVASSLPLYTRTGAGAIRYCDRCQVIKPDRCHHCSACDMCVLKMDHHCPWVNNCVGFSNYKYFILFLAYSLLYCLFIAATVLQYFIKFWTLCRRKSAENCPQNELPDTHAKFHVLFLFFVAAMFCISILSLFSYHLWLVGKNRSTIEAFRAPVFRNGPDKNGFSLGFTKNIAQVFGDQKKYWLLPVFTSQGDGLTFPTRLVNVDPEQPTAIQHPDSSKSVEDDSVPQSPVSDSQNRLLGSDQHISDEILSIDPLKSDGTEVITVYMESES; encoded by the exons ATGGCGCCCACGCATGTATTAAGATGCTGCCAACGGGGATTAGCTTGGATTCCAGTTATTTTTATTGCCTTAGTGGTCTGTTGGTCGTATTACGCGTATGTTGTGGAACTGTGCATAA TCACCATCCCGAGCACAGGGGAAAAGA TTGTGTACCTGGTGCTCTTCCATCTCTCATTCATCATGTTTGTTTGGTCGTATTGGAAGACCATTTTCACTAGACCAGCAAACCCCTCCAAAGAG TTCTGTTTGCCAAAAGTGGAGAAGGAGCAGTATGAGAAGGAGGAACGTCCAGAGAACCAGCAGGAGATCCTGAAGAGAGTGGCCAGCAGTCTGCCTCTCTACACCCGCACTGGGGCAGGAG CCATCCGCTACTGCGACCGTTGTCAGGTGATCAAACCTGACCGATGTCATCACTGTTCCGCCTGTGACAT GTGTGTGCTGAAGATGGACCACCACTGTCCTTG GGTAAACAATTGCGTGGGCTTCTCCAACTACAAGTACTTCATCCTGTTCCTGGCGTATTCACTGCTCTACTGTCTGTTCATCGCGGCCACAGTCCTCCAGTACTTCATTAAGTTTTGGACA CTGTGCCGGAGGAAATCGGCCGAGAATTGTCCACAG AATGAGCTGCCAGATACTCACGCCAAATtccatgttttatttttattttttgtggcGGCCATGTTCTGTATCAGCATCTTGTCCCTCTTCAGTTACCACCTGTGGCTAGTGGGAAAGAACCGATCCACCATAG AGGCGTTTAGGGCCCCTGTCTTCAGAAACGGCCCCGACAAGAACGGCTTCTCGCTGGGCTTCACCAAGAACATCGCCCAGGTGTTTGGTGACCAGAAGAAATACTGGCTGCTGCCTGTCTTCACAAG TCAGGGAGATGGGCTCACGTTCCCAACCCGTCTGGTGAATGTTGACCCCGAGCAGCCCACTGCAATTCAACACCCAGATAGCAGTAAAAG TGTTGAAGACGACTCGGTGCCCCAGAGTCCAGTCAGCGACTCCCAGAACCGCCTGCTTGGCAGCGACCAGCACATCAGCGATGAGATCTTGAGCATCGACCCCCTTAAGTCAG atGGAACTGAGGTCATCACGGTGTACATGGAGAGTGAATCATAG
- the nup58 gene encoding nucleoporin p58/p45 isoform X2, translating into MSGFSFGTTTLGAPNTGGGFSFGAATSAPAAPANTTGFSFGGLGGAASTPVAAAAATTTTSASLFGGSGLLAQKPAGGFGFGTPAAGAAAAAPSTGLTLGAPAAPTAANTGFSFGKPAASATPFSLTTTSSAPATGLTFGSGLTSTAPQTSLPGFSLNLGAAATSSAAPSTGLSLGSSLFSSAVPTGLGQPTLGGGLTLGGGLTLGSLVSSAATTTAAAPSLGLGGVDFSTSSEKKNDKSSGVSPQDSKALKDENLPPVICQDVDNFQKFVKEQKQVQEEISRMSSKAMLKVQDDIKNLKQLLSVSASGLQRNALAIDKLKMETAQELKNADIALRTQKTPPGLQHENTAPSDYFRGLVEQFEVQLQQYRQQIEELENHLTTQGSGSHITPQDLSLAMQRLYQTFVALAAQLQTVHENVKILKHQYLNYRRAFLEDSTDVFESKRAATKKYQSAPRVTTGPAPFSSVPNATAVAMAATLTQQQQPAPAAFGSGPGFGNVATGSSSFGFSSSKPSGGSLSAGFGSSSTSGFNFSNPGINASAGLTFGVSNAPAAGFGTAAPLLQLKKPPAGNKRGKR; encoded by the exons ATGTCTGGGTTCAGTTTTGGAACGACCACGTTGGGGGCCCCCAATACTGGAGGAGGGTTTTCTTTTGGAGCTGCAACAAG CGCCCCTGCAGCGCCAGCGAACACGACTGGTTTTTCATTTGGAGGTCTTGGGGGCGCTGCTTCCACCccggttgctgctgctgctgccacaacAACTACCTCCGCAAGTTTATTCGGAGGTAGTGGCCTGTTAGCTCAGAAACCAGCTGGCGGCTTTGGCTTTGGTACACCTGCCGCAG GGGCTGCTGCAGCTGCACCAAGCACTGGCCTCACACTAG GTGCTCCTGCTGCACCCACTGCTGCTAATACAGGTTTCAGCTTTGGGAAGCCGGCTGCCTCCGCCACACCTTTCTCCCTGACGACCACCTCCTCTGCCCCAGCCACTGGCCTCACCTTTGGCTCTGGCCTCACGTCCACGGCGCCGCAGACCAGCCTGCCGGGGTTCTCCCTTAACCTCGGCGCCGCGGCAACCAGCTCCGCGGCCCCCTCCACTGGCCTGTCCCTCGGCTCCAGCCTCTTCTCCAGCGCAGTGCCCACTG GTTTGGGGCAGCCAACTCTGGGTGGAGGTTTGACTTTGGGTGGAGGTTTGACTTTGGGATCTTTGGTGTCCTCTGCTGCCACGACAACAGCTGCTGCGCCCAGCCTCGGCCTGGGTGGGGTGGACTTCAGCACCTCCTCGGAGAAGAAGAACGACAAGTCCTCCGGTGTCAGTCCACA AGACAGCAAGGCTCTTAAAGATGAAAACCTACCTCCAGTCATCTGCCAGGACGTGGACAACTTCCA GAAGTTTGTGAAGGAGCAGAAGCAGGTGCAGGAAGAGATCAGTCGCATGTCGTCCAAGGCCATGCTGAAGGTGCAGGACGACATCAAGAACCTGAAGCAGCTGCTCTCCGTCAGCGCCAGCGGCCTGCAGAGGAACGCGCTGGCCATCGACAAGCTCAAGATGGAGACCGCACAG gaGCTGAAGAATGCTGACATTGCCTTGAGAACTCAAAAGACCCCGCCGGGACTGCAGCATGAGAACACTGCTCCATCAGA TTATTTCCGCGGCCTGGTGGAGCAGTTTGAGGTCCAGCTGCAGCAGTACCGCCAGCAGATCGAGGAGCTGGAGAACCACCTGACCACCCAGGGGAGCGGCTCCCACATCACCCCGCAAG ATCTTTCCTTGGCGATGCAGAGACTCTATCAGACGTTTGTGGCCTTAGCTGCTCAACTACAGACAGTGCATGAGAATGTGAAA ATCTTGAAGCACCAGTACCTGAACTACCGGAGGGCGTTCCTGGAGGACTCCACTGACGTGTTTGAGTCCAAGCGTGCCGCCACCAAGAAGTATCAGAGTGCCCCGCGCGTCACCACCGGCCCCGCACCGTTCAGCAGCGTCCCCAATGCCACGGCCGTTGCCATGGCAGCCACACTGACGCAGCAACAGCAGCCTGCTCCAG CAGCGTTTGGAAGCGGGCCTGGGTTCGGCAACGTGGCCACGGGCAGCTCCTCGTTTGGGTTCTCCTCCAGCAAGCCTTCAGGTGGCAGTTTGAGTGCAG GTTTTGGCAGCTCCAGCACGTCAGGTTTTAACTTCAGCAACCCTGGTATCAACGCCTCAGCCGGGCTGACGTTTGGCGTGTCCAACGCTCCGGCGGCAGGGTTCGGCACCGCTGCTCCCCTCCTGCAGCTGAAGAAGCCCCCCGCGGGCAACAAGCGGGGCAAAAGATAA
- the zdhhc20b gene encoding palmitoyltransferase ZDHHC20-B isoform X2 has translation MAPTHVLRCCQRGLAWIPVIFIALVVCWSYYAYVVELCIITIPSTGEKIVYLVLFHLSFIMFVWSYWKTIFTRPANPSKEFCLPKVEKEQYEKEERPENQQEILKRVASSLPLYTRTGAGAIRYCDRCQVIKPDRCHHCSACDMCVLKMDHHCPWVNNCVGFSNYKYFILFLAYSLLYCLFIAATVLQYFIKFWTNELPDTHAKFHVLFLFFVAAMFCISILSLFSYHLWLVGKNRSTIEAFRAPVFRNGPDKNGFSLGFTKNIAQVFGDQKKYWLLPVFTSQGDGLTFPTRLVNVDPEQPTAIQHPDSSKSVEDDSVPQSPVSDSQNRLLGSDQHISDEILSIDPLKSDGTEVITVYMESES, from the exons ATGGCGCCCACGCATGTATTAAGATGCTGCCAACGGGGATTAGCTTGGATTCCAGTTATTTTTATTGCCTTAGTGGTCTGTTGGTCGTATTACGCGTATGTTGTGGAACTGTGCATAA TCACCATCCCGAGCACAGGGGAAAAGA TTGTGTACCTGGTGCTCTTCCATCTCTCATTCATCATGTTTGTTTGGTCGTATTGGAAGACCATTTTCACTAGACCAGCAAACCCCTCCAAAGAG TTCTGTTTGCCAAAAGTGGAGAAGGAGCAGTATGAGAAGGAGGAACGTCCAGAGAACCAGCAGGAGATCCTGAAGAGAGTGGCCAGCAGTCTGCCTCTCTACACCCGCACTGGGGCAGGAG CCATCCGCTACTGCGACCGTTGTCAGGTGATCAAACCTGACCGATGTCATCACTGTTCCGCCTGTGACAT GTGTGTGCTGAAGATGGACCACCACTGTCCTTG GGTAAACAATTGCGTGGGCTTCTCCAACTACAAGTACTTCATCCTGTTCCTGGCGTATTCACTGCTCTACTGTCTGTTCATCGCGGCCACAGTCCTCCAGTACTTCATTAAGTTTTGGACA AATGAGCTGCCAGATACTCACGCCAAATtccatgttttatttttattttttgtggcGGCCATGTTCTGTATCAGCATCTTGTCCCTCTTCAGTTACCACCTGTGGCTAGTGGGAAAGAACCGATCCACCATAG AGGCGTTTAGGGCCCCTGTCTTCAGAAACGGCCCCGACAAGAACGGCTTCTCGCTGGGCTTCACCAAGAACATCGCCCAGGTGTTTGGTGACCAGAAGAAATACTGGCTGCTGCCTGTCTTCACAAG TCAGGGAGATGGGCTCACGTTCCCAACCCGTCTGGTGAATGTTGACCCCGAGCAGCCCACTGCAATTCAACACCCAGATAGCAGTAAAAG TGTTGAAGACGACTCGGTGCCCCAGAGTCCAGTCAGCGACTCCCAGAACCGCCTGCTTGGCAGCGACCAGCACATCAGCGATGAGATCTTGAGCATCGACCCCCTTAAGTCAG atGGAACTGAGGTCATCACGGTGTACATGGAGAGTGAATCATAG
- the nup58 gene encoding nucleoporin p58/p45 isoform X1 produces MSGFSFGTTTLGAPNTGGGFSFGAATSAPAAPANTTGFSFGGLGGAASTPVAAAAATTTTSASLFGGSGLLAQKPAGGFGFGTPAAGAAAAAPSTGLTLGAPAAPTAANTGFSFGKPAASATPFSLTTTSSAPATGLTFGSGLTSTAPQTSLPGFSLNLGAAATSSAAPSTGLSLGSSLFSSAVPTGLGQPTLGGGLTLGGGLTLGSLVSSAATTTAAAPSLGLGGVDFSTSSEKKNDKSSGVSPQDSKALKDENLPPVICQDVDNFQKFVKEQKQVQEEISRMSSKAMLKVQDDIKNLKQLLSVSASGLQRNALAIDKLKMETAQELKNADIALRTQKTPPGLQHENTAPSDYFRGLVEQFEVQLQQYRQQIEELENHLTTQGSGSHITPQDLSLAMQRLYQTFVALAAQLQTVHENVKILKHQYLNYRRAFLEDSTDVFESKRAATKKYQSAPRVTTGPAPFSSVPNATAVAMAATLTQQQQPAPGSQAALGAGFGVPFAPGMGSSGLGAAFGSGPGFGNVATGSSSFGFSSSKPSGGSLSAGFGSSSTSGFNFSNPGINASAGLTFGVSNAPAAGFGTAAPLLQLKKPPAGNKRGKR; encoded by the exons ATGTCTGGGTTCAGTTTTGGAACGACCACGTTGGGGGCCCCCAATACTGGAGGAGGGTTTTCTTTTGGAGCTGCAACAAG CGCCCCTGCAGCGCCAGCGAACACGACTGGTTTTTCATTTGGAGGTCTTGGGGGCGCTGCTTCCACCccggttgctgctgctgctgccacaacAACTACCTCCGCAAGTTTATTCGGAGGTAGTGGCCTGTTAGCTCAGAAACCAGCTGGCGGCTTTGGCTTTGGTACACCTGCCGCAG GGGCTGCTGCAGCTGCACCAAGCACTGGCCTCACACTAG GTGCTCCTGCTGCACCCACTGCTGCTAATACAGGTTTCAGCTTTGGGAAGCCGGCTGCCTCCGCCACACCTTTCTCCCTGACGACCACCTCCTCTGCCCCAGCCACTGGCCTCACCTTTGGCTCTGGCCTCACGTCCACGGCGCCGCAGACCAGCCTGCCGGGGTTCTCCCTTAACCTCGGCGCCGCGGCAACCAGCTCCGCGGCCCCCTCCACTGGCCTGTCCCTCGGCTCCAGCCTCTTCTCCAGCGCAGTGCCCACTG GTTTGGGGCAGCCAACTCTGGGTGGAGGTTTGACTTTGGGTGGAGGTTTGACTTTGGGATCTTTGGTGTCCTCTGCTGCCACGACAACAGCTGCTGCGCCCAGCCTCGGCCTGGGTGGGGTGGACTTCAGCACCTCCTCGGAGAAGAAGAACGACAAGTCCTCCGGTGTCAGTCCACA AGACAGCAAGGCTCTTAAAGATGAAAACCTACCTCCAGTCATCTGCCAGGACGTGGACAACTTCCA GAAGTTTGTGAAGGAGCAGAAGCAGGTGCAGGAAGAGATCAGTCGCATGTCGTCCAAGGCCATGCTGAAGGTGCAGGACGACATCAAGAACCTGAAGCAGCTGCTCTCCGTCAGCGCCAGCGGCCTGCAGAGGAACGCGCTGGCCATCGACAAGCTCAAGATGGAGACCGCACAG gaGCTGAAGAATGCTGACATTGCCTTGAGAACTCAAAAGACCCCGCCGGGACTGCAGCATGAGAACACTGCTCCATCAGA TTATTTCCGCGGCCTGGTGGAGCAGTTTGAGGTCCAGCTGCAGCAGTACCGCCAGCAGATCGAGGAGCTGGAGAACCACCTGACCACCCAGGGGAGCGGCTCCCACATCACCCCGCAAG ATCTTTCCTTGGCGATGCAGAGACTCTATCAGACGTTTGTGGCCTTAGCTGCTCAACTACAGACAGTGCATGAGAATGTGAAA ATCTTGAAGCACCAGTACCTGAACTACCGGAGGGCGTTCCTGGAGGACTCCACTGACGTGTTTGAGTCCAAGCGTGCCGCCACCAAGAAGTATCAGAGTGCCCCGCGCGTCACCACCGGCCCCGCACCGTTCAGCAGCGTCCCCAATGCCACGGCCGTTGCCATGGCAGCCACACTGACGCAGCAACAGCAGCCTGCTCCAG gGTCACAGGCCGCCCTGGGGGCTGGCTTTGGGGTTCCCTTCGCCCCAGGCATGGGCTCTTCTGGCCTCGGAG CAGCGTTTGGAAGCGGGCCTGGGTTCGGCAACGTGGCCACGGGCAGCTCCTCGTTTGGGTTCTCCTCCAGCAAGCCTTCAGGTGGCAGTTTGAGTGCAG GTTTTGGCAGCTCCAGCACGTCAGGTTTTAACTTCAGCAACCCTGGTATCAACGCCTCAGCCGGGCTGACGTTTGGCGTGTCCAACGCTCCGGCGGCAGGGTTCGGCACCGCTGCTCCCCTCCTGCAGCTGAAGAAGCCCCCCGCGGGCAACAAGCGGGGCAAAAGATAA
- the nup58 gene encoding nucleoporin p58/p45 isoform X4 produces MSGFSFGTTTLGAPNTGGGFSFGAATSAPAAPANTTGFSFGGLGGAASTPVAAAAATTTTSASLFGGSGLLAQKPAGGFGFGTPAAGAAAAAPSTGLTLGAPAAPTAANTGFSFGKPAASATPFSLTTTSSAPATGLTFGSGLTSTAPQTSLPGFSLNLGAAATSSAAPSTGLSLGSSLFSSAVPTGLGQPTLGGGLTLGGGLTLGSLVSSAATTTAAAPSLGLGGVDFSTSSEKKNDKSSGVSPQDSKALKDENLPPVICQDVDNFQKFVKEQKQVQEEISRMSSKAMLKVQDDIKNLKQLLSVSASGLQRNALAIDKLKMETAQELKNADIALRTQKTPPGLQHENTAPSDYFRGLVEQFEVQLQQYRQQIEELENHLTTQGSGSHITPQDLSLAMQRLYQTFVALAAQLQTVHENVKILKHQYLNYRRAFLEDSTDVFESKRAATKKYQSAPRVTTGPAPFSSVPNATAVAMAATLTQQQQPAPGFGSSSTSGFNFSNPGINASAGLTFGVSNAPAAGFGTAAPLLQLKKPPAGNKRGKR; encoded by the exons ATGTCTGGGTTCAGTTTTGGAACGACCACGTTGGGGGCCCCCAATACTGGAGGAGGGTTTTCTTTTGGAGCTGCAACAAG CGCCCCTGCAGCGCCAGCGAACACGACTGGTTTTTCATTTGGAGGTCTTGGGGGCGCTGCTTCCACCccggttgctgctgctgctgccacaacAACTACCTCCGCAAGTTTATTCGGAGGTAGTGGCCTGTTAGCTCAGAAACCAGCTGGCGGCTTTGGCTTTGGTACACCTGCCGCAG GGGCTGCTGCAGCTGCACCAAGCACTGGCCTCACACTAG GTGCTCCTGCTGCACCCACTGCTGCTAATACAGGTTTCAGCTTTGGGAAGCCGGCTGCCTCCGCCACACCTTTCTCCCTGACGACCACCTCCTCTGCCCCAGCCACTGGCCTCACCTTTGGCTCTGGCCTCACGTCCACGGCGCCGCAGACCAGCCTGCCGGGGTTCTCCCTTAACCTCGGCGCCGCGGCAACCAGCTCCGCGGCCCCCTCCACTGGCCTGTCCCTCGGCTCCAGCCTCTTCTCCAGCGCAGTGCCCACTG GTTTGGGGCAGCCAACTCTGGGTGGAGGTTTGACTTTGGGTGGAGGTTTGACTTTGGGATCTTTGGTGTCCTCTGCTGCCACGACAACAGCTGCTGCGCCCAGCCTCGGCCTGGGTGGGGTGGACTTCAGCACCTCCTCGGAGAAGAAGAACGACAAGTCCTCCGGTGTCAGTCCACA AGACAGCAAGGCTCTTAAAGATGAAAACCTACCTCCAGTCATCTGCCAGGACGTGGACAACTTCCA GAAGTTTGTGAAGGAGCAGAAGCAGGTGCAGGAAGAGATCAGTCGCATGTCGTCCAAGGCCATGCTGAAGGTGCAGGACGACATCAAGAACCTGAAGCAGCTGCTCTCCGTCAGCGCCAGCGGCCTGCAGAGGAACGCGCTGGCCATCGACAAGCTCAAGATGGAGACCGCACAG gaGCTGAAGAATGCTGACATTGCCTTGAGAACTCAAAAGACCCCGCCGGGACTGCAGCATGAGAACACTGCTCCATCAGA TTATTTCCGCGGCCTGGTGGAGCAGTTTGAGGTCCAGCTGCAGCAGTACCGCCAGCAGATCGAGGAGCTGGAGAACCACCTGACCACCCAGGGGAGCGGCTCCCACATCACCCCGCAAG ATCTTTCCTTGGCGATGCAGAGACTCTATCAGACGTTTGTGGCCTTAGCTGCTCAACTACAGACAGTGCATGAGAATGTGAAA ATCTTGAAGCACCAGTACCTGAACTACCGGAGGGCGTTCCTGGAGGACTCCACTGACGTGTTTGAGTCCAAGCGTGCCGCCACCAAGAAGTATCAGAGTGCCCCGCGCGTCACCACCGGCCCCGCACCGTTCAGCAGCGTCCCCAATGCCACGGCCGTTGCCATGGCAGCCACACTGACGCAGCAACAGCAGCCTGCTCCAG GTTTTGGCAGCTCCAGCACGTCAGGTTTTAACTTCAGCAACCCTGGTATCAACGCCTCAGCCGGGCTGACGTTTGGCGTGTCCAACGCTCCGGCGGCAGGGTTCGGCACCGCTGCTCCCCTCCTGCAGCTGAAGAAGCCCCCCGCGGGCAACAAGCGGGGCAAAAGATAA
- the nup58 gene encoding nucleoporin p58/p45 isoform X3, which yields MSGFSFGTTTLGAPNTGGGFSFGAATSAPAAPANTTGFSFGGLGGAASTPVAAAAATTTTSASLFGGSGLLAQKPAGGFGFGTPAAGAAAAAPSTGLTLGAPAAPTAANTGFSFGKPAASATPFSLTTTSSAPATGLTFGSGLTSTAPQTSLPGFSLNLGAAATSSAAPSTGLSLGSSLFSSAVPTGLGQPTLGGGLTLGGGLTLGSLVSSAATTTAAAPSLGLGGVDFSTSSEKKNDKSSGVSPQDSKALKDENLPPVICQDVDNFQKFVKEQKQVQEEISRMSSKAMLKVQDDIKNLKQLLSVSASGLQRNALAIDKLKMETAQELKNADIALRTQKTPPGLQHENTAPSDYFRGLVEQFEVQLQQYRQQIEELENHLTTQGSGSHITPQDLSLAMQRLYQTFVALAAQLQTVHENVKILKHQYLNYRRAFLEDSTDVFESKRAATKKYQSAPRVTTGPAPFSSVPNATAVAMAATLTQQQQPAPAFGSGPGFGNVATGSSSFGFSSSKPSGGSLSAGFGSSSTSGFNFSNPGINASAGLTFGVSNAPAAGFGTAAPLLQLKKPPAGNKRGKR from the exons ATGTCTGGGTTCAGTTTTGGAACGACCACGTTGGGGGCCCCCAATACTGGAGGAGGGTTTTCTTTTGGAGCTGCAACAAG CGCCCCTGCAGCGCCAGCGAACACGACTGGTTTTTCATTTGGAGGTCTTGGGGGCGCTGCTTCCACCccggttgctgctgctgctgccacaacAACTACCTCCGCAAGTTTATTCGGAGGTAGTGGCCTGTTAGCTCAGAAACCAGCTGGCGGCTTTGGCTTTGGTACACCTGCCGCAG GGGCTGCTGCAGCTGCACCAAGCACTGGCCTCACACTAG GTGCTCCTGCTGCACCCACTGCTGCTAATACAGGTTTCAGCTTTGGGAAGCCGGCTGCCTCCGCCACACCTTTCTCCCTGACGACCACCTCCTCTGCCCCAGCCACTGGCCTCACCTTTGGCTCTGGCCTCACGTCCACGGCGCCGCAGACCAGCCTGCCGGGGTTCTCCCTTAACCTCGGCGCCGCGGCAACCAGCTCCGCGGCCCCCTCCACTGGCCTGTCCCTCGGCTCCAGCCTCTTCTCCAGCGCAGTGCCCACTG GTTTGGGGCAGCCAACTCTGGGTGGAGGTTTGACTTTGGGTGGAGGTTTGACTTTGGGATCTTTGGTGTCCTCTGCTGCCACGACAACAGCTGCTGCGCCCAGCCTCGGCCTGGGTGGGGTGGACTTCAGCACCTCCTCGGAGAAGAAGAACGACAAGTCCTCCGGTGTCAGTCCACA AGACAGCAAGGCTCTTAAAGATGAAAACCTACCTCCAGTCATCTGCCAGGACGTGGACAACTTCCA GAAGTTTGTGAAGGAGCAGAAGCAGGTGCAGGAAGAGATCAGTCGCATGTCGTCCAAGGCCATGCTGAAGGTGCAGGACGACATCAAGAACCTGAAGCAGCTGCTCTCCGTCAGCGCCAGCGGCCTGCAGAGGAACGCGCTGGCCATCGACAAGCTCAAGATGGAGACCGCACAG gaGCTGAAGAATGCTGACATTGCCTTGAGAACTCAAAAGACCCCGCCGGGACTGCAGCATGAGAACACTGCTCCATCAGA TTATTTCCGCGGCCTGGTGGAGCAGTTTGAGGTCCAGCTGCAGCAGTACCGCCAGCAGATCGAGGAGCTGGAGAACCACCTGACCACCCAGGGGAGCGGCTCCCACATCACCCCGCAAG ATCTTTCCTTGGCGATGCAGAGACTCTATCAGACGTTTGTGGCCTTAGCTGCTCAACTACAGACAGTGCATGAGAATGTGAAA ATCTTGAAGCACCAGTACCTGAACTACCGGAGGGCGTTCCTGGAGGACTCCACTGACGTGTTTGAGTCCAAGCGTGCCGCCACCAAGAAGTATCAGAGTGCCCCGCGCGTCACCACCGGCCCCGCACCGTTCAGCAGCGTCCCCAATGCCACGGCCGTTGCCATGGCAGCCACACTGACGCAGCAACAGCAGCCTGCTCCAG CGTTTGGAAGCGGGCCTGGGTTCGGCAACGTGGCCACGGGCAGCTCCTCGTTTGGGTTCTCCTCCAGCAAGCCTTCAGGTGGCAGTTTGAGTGCAG GTTTTGGCAGCTCCAGCACGTCAGGTTTTAACTTCAGCAACCCTGGTATCAACGCCTCAGCCGGGCTGACGTTTGGCGTGTCCAACGCTCCGGCGGCAGGGTTCGGCACCGCTGCTCCCCTCCTGCAGCTGAAGAAGCCCCCCGCGGGCAACAAGCGGGGCAAAAGATAA